A single Candidatus Thalassolituus haligoni DNA region contains:
- the fkpB gene encoding FKBP-type peptidyl-prolyl cis-trans isomerase: MATDIISSGSTVSLHFALKLADGQVIDSTFEATPAQLVIGDGNLPEGFESLLPGLAVGDHKTFSVAPEHAFGQHNPNNVQRMKRSDFAADLPISPGLVVSFADASNTELPGVIASVEGDWVEVDFNHPLAGKILTFEVQILDVKAVENAHAD; encoded by the coding sequence ATGGCTACAGACATCATTTCCAGTGGTAGTACCGTATCTCTTCACTTTGCCCTGAAACTGGCGGATGGCCAGGTGATTGATTCCACCTTTGAGGCCACTCCGGCACAGTTGGTGATCGGTGACGGTAATCTGCCAGAAGGTTTTGAAAGCCTGCTGCCAGGATTGGCAGTAGGGGATCACAAGACTTTCAGTGTCGCCCCGGAGCACGCTTTTGGTCAGCATAATCCGAACAATGTCCAACGTATGAAACGTTCAGATTTTGCTGCTGATCTGCCGATTTCTCCAGGCTTGGTGGTGTCATTTGCCGATGCCTCCAACACCGAACTGCCGGGAGTGATTGCCAGTGTTGAAGGTGACTGGGTGGAAGTGGATTTTAACCATCCACTGGCAGGCAAGATTCTGACCTTTGAAGTACAGATTCTCGACGTCAAGGCCGTAGAGAACGCCCATGCAGATTAA
- the lspA gene encoding signal peptidase II: MPSIKTSALVWVWLTVLVFVVDIATKQVAEAWLIYGDPIYLLPVLDFTLLYNKGAAFSLLADQPGWQRWFFTFISAAVSVMLVVWMSRLPRHQRWLGIALALILGGALGNLFDRVLFGHVIDFISVHWQNAYFPAFNIADSAITIGAIMMAIDVIRDSINSNKSAAVAKTHGD; encoded by the coding sequence ATGCCATCTATTAAAACAAGTGCACTGGTCTGGGTCTGGCTCACCGTGTTGGTGTTTGTGGTCGATATTGCCACCAAGCAGGTTGCTGAAGCCTGGCTGATTTATGGTGATCCGATCTACTTGCTACCGGTGCTGGATTTTACCCTGCTGTACAACAAAGGGGCTGCATTCAGTTTGCTGGCCGACCAACCGGGCTGGCAACGCTGGTTCTTTACGTTTATCTCGGCCGCCGTCAGTGTCATGCTGGTGGTCTGGATGAGCCGATTACCTCGACATCAACGCTGGCTTGGCATTGCGCTGGCGCTGATTCTGGGTGGGGCACTGGGTAACCTGTTTGACCGTGTCCTGTTCGGACATGTGATTGATTTTATCTCGGTGCACTGGCAAAACGCTTATTTCCCAGCGTTTAATATTGCTGACTCGGCGATTACAATCGGTGCCATCATGATGGCTATCGACGTAATTCGCGACAGTATCAATAGTAATAAATCAGCTGCTGTAGCTAAAACGCATGGCGATTAA
- the ileS gene encoding isoleucine--tRNA ligase: MNDKVDSQYKPTLNLPDTEFPMRGNLAKREPDMLARWESMGLYQQIRAARAGRNKFVLHDGPPYANGKIHIGHAVNKILKDMIVKSRTMSGFDAPYVPGWDCHGLPIELKVEEQVGKVGDKVSASEFRRHCREYAAKQVDGQREDFKRLMVLGDWDNPYLTMDFTTEADIIRTLGKIIDKGHLHKGFKPVNWCPACGSALAEAEVEHQDKKSVAIDVKFAFPDTARLLSAFAGDASLVAKPASIVIWTTTPWTLPANEAVSVHPTLEYSLVLLKEQDELLVLAADLVNDAMSRYGLDATGFDVVATTKGAVLGWTPEQLAAGDSAPFVVRHPFMPAADSAEKYVPIITGEHVTADSGTGSVHTAPMHGADDYNVCQVFGITAAEMLVDSHGHFIDNAALQALELTGLSTADKGNFRVLGILNECGALLKKANITHSYPHCWRHKTPIIFRATPQWFIAMNQNGLLEQAMHEVENAVEWRPGWGKARIESMMTDRPDWCISRQRTWGVPIALFVHKDSSALHPRTAELIEQVALKVEATGIDAWFELDVAELLGDEAAEYAKVTDTLDVWFDSGVTHTSVCQRREELTFPADMYLEGSDQHRGWFQSSLLTSVAAYGQAPYKTVLTHGFTVDANGRKMSKSLGNTVEPQKVLNSLGGDILRWWVADTDYSGEMTVSDEILKRNADAYRRVRNTCRFLLANIHGFDPQTDLVAGEQLLPLDAWMVDYTRTLQEKVIAFYMDYDFKGLTKTLMNFCVSELGGFYLDVIKDRQYTCKADGLPRRSAQTALFHVLEAMARWIAPILSFTAEEIWDNLPGERDASVLLAEWYTGFPALNDNGFDNHYWQTILRVKEAVNGQLEKARGDKIIGASLGADLVLYASDELKPALEKLGNELRFVLMTSAARVEPFTNDMGDATELSGLRINVTASTAEKCERCWHHSDTVGRHIEHPTLCGRCIDNVEGEGEVRLYA; encoded by the coding sequence ATGAACGATAAAGTGGACAGCCAGTACAAACCGACCCTGAATTTGCCGGATACCGAATTTCCGATGCGTGGCAATCTGGCCAAGCGTGAACCGGACATGCTGGCGCGCTGGGAGAGCATGGGGCTGTACCAGCAGATTCGTGCTGCCCGTGCCGGGCGTAACAAGTTTGTACTGCACGATGGCCCTCCATACGCCAACGGCAAGATTCATATCGGCCACGCGGTAAACAAGATTCTGAAAGACATGATCGTCAAGTCGCGCACCATGAGCGGCTTTGATGCCCCGTATGTACCTGGCTGGGACTGCCATGGTCTGCCGATCGAACTCAAAGTCGAAGAACAGGTTGGCAAGGTCGGCGACAAGGTGAGCGCCAGTGAATTCCGCCGCCACTGCCGCGAATACGCTGCCAAACAGGTTGACGGCCAGCGCGAAGATTTCAAGCGCCTGATGGTGTTGGGCGACTGGGATAACCCTTACCTCACCATGGATTTTACAACCGAAGCGGACATCATTCGGACGCTGGGCAAAATCATCGACAAGGGCCATCTGCACAAGGGCTTCAAACCGGTGAACTGGTGTCCGGCTTGTGGTTCTGCCCTGGCCGAAGCCGAGGTTGAACACCAGGATAAAAAGTCGGTGGCGATTGATGTGAAGTTTGCCTTCCCGGATACCGCCAGACTGCTGTCTGCTTTTGCTGGGGATGCATCACTGGTGGCCAAACCGGCCAGTATTGTGATCTGGACAACGACCCCCTGGACATTGCCAGCGAACGAAGCGGTATCGGTACATCCAACGCTGGAATACTCGCTGGTATTGCTGAAAGAGCAGGATGAATTACTGGTGCTGGCCGCTGATCTGGTGAACGATGCGATGAGTCGTTATGGTCTCGATGCCACCGGTTTTGACGTGGTTGCCACCACCAAGGGCGCGGTATTGGGTTGGACCCCTGAACAGCTGGCCGCTGGCGACAGTGCCCCGTTTGTGGTTCGACATCCCTTTATGCCTGCGGCCGATAGCGCAGAAAAATACGTACCGATTATCACCGGTGAGCATGTGACGGCTGACTCCGGCACTGGCTCTGTTCATACCGCTCCGATGCATGGTGCCGACGACTATAACGTCTGTCAGGTTTTTGGTATCACTGCCGCCGAGATGCTGGTTGACAGCCATGGTCATTTTATTGATAACGCGGCCTTGCAAGCATTGGAACTGACCGGGCTCAGCACGGCTGACAAGGGTAACTTCCGCGTCTTGGGGATTCTCAACGAGTGCGGTGCATTGCTGAAAAAAGCCAATATCACGCACAGTTATCCGCATTGCTGGCGTCACAAAACCCCAATCATCTTCCGCGCCACCCCACAGTGGTTTATTGCCATGAACCAGAATGGCCTGCTGGAACAGGCGATGCACGAAGTGGAAAATGCCGTTGAATGGCGTCCGGGTTGGGGCAAGGCCCGTATTGAAAGCATGATGACGGATCGGCCGGACTGGTGTATCTCGCGGCAGCGTACCTGGGGTGTACCAATCGCCTTGTTTGTGCACAAGGACAGCAGCGCACTGCACCCGCGCACAGCGGAGCTGATTGAGCAGGTGGCACTGAAAGTGGAAGCCACTGGCATTGATGCCTGGTTCGAGCTGGATGTAGCAGAATTACTGGGTGATGAAGCGGCGGAATACGCCAAGGTTACCGACACGCTGGATGTCTGGTTCGACTCCGGTGTAACACATACCTCGGTATGCCAGCGGCGCGAAGAGCTGACCTTCCCGGCGGATATGTATCTGGAGGGTTCTGATCAGCACCGTGGCTGGTTCCAGAGTTCCTTGCTGACCAGTGTGGCAGCTTATGGACAAGCTCCGTACAAAACCGTGCTGACCCATGGTTTTACCGTGGATGCCAATGGTCGCAAAATGTCGAAATCCTTGGGTAACACCGTTGAGCCACAAAAAGTGCTGAACAGTCTGGGGGGCGACATCTTGCGCTGGTGGGTTGCCGACACCGACTACAGCGGCGAAATGACCGTCTCCGACGAGATTCTCAAACGTAACGCCGATGCCTATCGTCGAGTGCGCAATACCTGTCGTTTCTTGTTGGCCAATATTCATGGTTTTGATCCACAGACCGATCTGGTCGCGGGCGAACAGCTGCTGCCATTGGATGCCTGGATGGTGGATTACACCCGTACGCTGCAAGAGAAGGTGATTGCCTTCTATATGGATTATGACTTCAAGGGCCTGACCAAAACACTGATGAACTTCTGCGTCAGTGAACTGGGTGGCTTCTATCTGGATGTCATCAAGGATCGTCAATACACCTGCAAGGCCGACGGCCTGCCGCGCCGCAGTGCCCAAACCGCTCTGTTCCATGTACTGGAAGCCATGGCTCGCTGGATTGCGCCGATATTGTCGTTTACCGCCGAAGAAATCTGGGACAACCTGCCAGGCGAGCGTGATGCGTCGGTGCTGCTGGCAGAATGGTATACCGGCTTTCCTGCACTTAATGACAACGGCTTTGATAACCACTACTGGCAAACCATTCTCAGGGTCAAGGAAGCGGTGAATGGTCAGCTGGAAAAAGCCCGTGGTGACAAAATCATCGGTGCCAGCCTGGGTGCAGACCTGGTGTTGTATGCCAGTGACGAACTCAAGCCAGCACTGGAAAAACTGGGCAACGAATTACGCTTTGTGCTGATGACTTCAGCAGCCAGGGTTGAGCCGTTCACCAATGATATGGGCGACGCTACCGAGCTGAGCGGCTTGCGTATCAACGTTACGGCATCAACCGCCGAAAAATGTGAGCGTTGTTGGCACCACAGCGACACAGTCGGTCGTCACATCGAGCACCCGACCTTGTGTGGTCGTTGTATCGACAACGTTGAAGGAGAGGGCGAAGTTCGCCTGTACGCCTGA
- the ribF gene encoding bifunctional riboflavin kinase/FAD synthetase, whose product MRLLRGLHNIPAEFSGCAVTIGNFDGLHLGHQAILRGLHDAANALGVPTLVMIFEPQPKEFFAADKAPARLANLREKLLDLDADHVDYVLCLPFNQALRSMSADDFIKQVLVDTLGIRHLIVGDDFHFGCDRRGDYQALASAGLQYGFEVRDSSTFLVAGERVSSTRVRKELEADRLGEVRKLLGRAYRMSGRVAHGRELGRTLNTPTANVLVKRHRLPLNGVYAVVAHIQETGEDYLGVANIGVKPTISSMPEPSLEVHLFGFSGDLYGHHLTVEFWHKIRGERSFDGLEALREAIDDDKRSAQRYFATLPHSFRDAGSSRITTTELNFSEATRYER is encoded by the coding sequence ATGCGTCTGCTGCGAGGCTTACATAATATTCCAGCGGAATTCTCGGGTTGCGCCGTGACCATCGGTAATTTCGATGGCTTGCACCTGGGGCATCAGGCTATTTTGCGTGGTTTGCACGATGCTGCGAATGCGTTGGGCGTACCAACGCTGGTGATGATTTTCGAGCCGCAACCAAAAGAGTTTTTTGCCGCTGACAAAGCACCGGCGCGTCTGGCAAACCTGCGCGAAAAGCTGCTAGATCTCGATGCCGATCACGTCGACTACGTTTTGTGTCTGCCGTTTAATCAAGCATTACGTTCGATGTCGGCGGATGATTTTATCAAACAGGTACTGGTTGATACGCTGGGTATTCGCCATCTGATCGTGGGGGATGATTTCCACTTCGGTTGTGATCGTCGTGGCGATTACCAGGCGCTGGCAAGTGCAGGCTTGCAGTATGGCTTTGAAGTGCGGGATTCCTCGACCTTTCTTGTGGCGGGAGAGCGGGTCAGTAGTACCCGTGTTCGTAAAGAGCTCGAAGCTGACCGTCTGGGTGAAGTGCGCAAATTACTGGGGCGTGCCTATCGTATGTCCGGACGAGTTGCCCATGGACGGGAGCTTGGACGTACACTGAATACGCCAACCGCCAATGTGCTGGTCAAGCGTCATCGCCTGCCATTAAATGGTGTGTATGCTGTAGTCGCCCATATTCAGGAAACTGGTGAAGACTATCTGGGCGTTGCCAATATTGGTGTGAAGCCGACCATCAGTTCAATGCCAGAACCGTCACTGGAAGTACATCTGTTTGGTTTTTCTGGTGATCTGTATGGCCATCACCTGACCGTTGAGTTCTGGCACAAAATTCGTGGCGAACGCAGCTTTGATGGCCTGGAGGCGTTACGCGAAGCCATTGATGACGACAAACGCTCGGCCCAGCGCTATTTCGCCACCTTGCCACACTCTTTCCGTGATGCGGGATCGTCCCGGATCACCACGACCGAATTGAATTTCTCAGAAGCGACCCGTTATGAACGATAA